One Scyliorhinus canicula chromosome 12, sScyCan1.1, whole genome shotgun sequence genomic region harbors:
- the LOC119974736 gene encoding claudin-4-like, protein MASMGLQILGIALCVFGWLGALLTCVLPMWRVTAFIGNNIVVAQIIWEGLWMNCIVQSTGQMQCKVYDSLLALSQDLQASRALTVISLVVGIIGILVSIVGGKCTNCIENEATKAKVIIIAGITFILAGVLTLIPVSWSANTIIQDFYNPLVTDAQRRELGASLYIGWGTSGLLILGGALLCCSCPPKDENNYSAKYSAARSTTPSKNYV, encoded by the coding sequence ATGGCATCAATGGGACTCCAGATTCTGGGCATAGCTCTGTGTGTATTCGGCTGGCTGGGCGCTCTTCTCACCTGCGTCCTGCCCATGTGGAGAGTGACCGCTTTCATCGGAAACAACATCGTGGTGGCGCAGATCATTTGGGAAGGTCTCTGGATGAACTGCATCGTTCAGAGCACTGGGCAGATGCAATGTAAGGTGTACGACTCCCTGTTAGCCCTCTCCCaagatctgcaggcttccagagcTCTAACTGTTATCTCACTCGTGGTGGGGATCATCGGCATCCTCGTCTCCATTGTTGGAGGTAAATGCACCAACTGTATAGAAAACGAGGCAACAAAAGCCAAGGTCATAATTATAGCGGGAATTACCTTCATCCTGGCTGGAGTTTTGACCCTgatcccagtgtcctggtcagcaAACACCATCATCCAGGATTTCTACAACCCGCTGGTGACGGACGCCCAGAGGAGAGAACTTGGAGCTTCTTTGTACATCGGTTGGGGCACCTCGGGTCTGCTGATCCTCGGAGGGGCTCTGCTCTGCTGTTCCTGCCCTCCCAAAGATGAAAATAACTACTCTGCAAAGTATTCCGCGGCGAGATCTACAACTCCAAGCAAGAACTATGTGTAA